In one window of Candidatus Methylomirabilota bacterium DNA:
- a CDS encoding MFS transporter, protein MPAAAPSAGLSTFAALKARNYSFYWVGLVFYVLGHRAEYVTFAWLTWEVTHDALYLGYLGLAQGAPLLVFQLFGGVLADRTNRLRLLIGTQIGTALTLTIAFVLAVLGQVRVEYLLVLAALSNTFRAFDEPARLSLIPQLIDRARLPNAIALGSIPWQAGRMIGPSITGVLIAAFGGAVGLALAAGASYAALVLYSCLRVYGNHPTSDGQRVLRQFVEGLSFVAHNFVFASLICLALFNALFGLSYVTLLPIYADWYFHTGSIGYGLLNAAHGGGAILGTLVIATIAHRIRRPGPVLLTMAASLGLALIVFSMSPWMGLAFAVLIVVGFANTFYLTQVSTIIQQRVPDHLRGRVLGIYSLCWNLLPLGGLLAGVLAAAVNARFAVLVGGIMVAANALLLLTSHRLRAIS, encoded by the coding sequence GTGCCGGCCGCCGCGCCGTCCGCCGGGCTGTCGACGTTCGCCGCCCTCAAGGCCCGGAACTACTCGTTCTACTGGGTTGGGCTGGTCTTCTACGTCCTCGGCCACCGCGCGGAATACGTCACCTTCGCCTGGCTGACGTGGGAGGTCACCCACGACGCGCTCTATCTAGGCTATCTCGGCCTGGCCCAGGGCGCGCCGCTGCTCGTCTTCCAGCTCTTCGGCGGGGTGCTGGCCGACCGCACCAACCGGCTGCGGCTGCTGATCGGCACCCAAATCGGTACCGCGCTCACGCTGACGATCGCTTTCGTCCTGGCCGTCCTCGGCCAGGTCCGCGTGGAGTACCTGCTGGTGCTGGCTGCGCTGAGCAACACCTTCAGGGCCTTCGACGAGCCTGCCCGGCTGTCCCTGATCCCCCAGCTCATCGATCGCGCCCGGCTCCCCAATGCGATCGCGCTCGGCTCGATCCCCTGGCAGGCCGGGCGGATGATCGGGCCCTCGATCACCGGGGTGCTGATCGCGGCCTTCGGCGGGGCGGTCGGGCTCGCCCTGGCCGCCGGCGCCTCCTATGCCGCGCTGGTCCTCTACAGTTGCCTCCGGGTATACGGCAATCACCCGACCAGCGACGGCCAGCGCGTCCTGCGCCAGTTCGTCGAGGGGCTCAGCTTCGTGGCCCACAACTTCGTGTTCGCGAGCCTCATCTGCCTGGCCCTGTTCAACGCCCTGTTCGGCCTGTCCTACGTCACCCTGCTGCCGATCTACGCCGACTGGTACTTCCACACCGGCTCGATCGGGTACGGCCTGCTCAACGCCGCGCACGGGGGCGGGGCGATCCTGGGCACGCTCGTCATCGCCACCATCGCCCACCGGATCCGGCGCCCGGGTCCGGTGCTGCTGACGATGGCGGCCAGTCTGGGGCTGGCGCTGATCGTGTTCTCGATGTCCCCCTGGATGGGGCTGGCCTTCGCCGTGCTGATCGTCGTCGGCTTCGCCAACACCTTCTACCTGACCCAGGTGAGCACGATCATCCAGCAGCGGGTGCCCGACCATCTACGCGGCCGGGTTCTGGGCATCTACTCGCTGTGCTGGAACCTCCTGCCGCTGGGCGGGCTACTGGCCGGGGTCCTGGCGGCGGCGGTGAACGCGCGCTTCGCCGTCCTGGTCGGCGGGATCATGGTCGCCGCCAACGCGCTGCTGCTGCTCACCTCACATCGCCTCCGAGCGATCAGCTAG
- a CDS encoding glycine/sarcosine/betaine reductase selenoprotein B family protein, whose product MPRLDRLPQVNRNSILMLPVQVHDTTPFTKPFRPLSACRLAIVTTAGLHRRGDRPFGPGEQTYRAIPADTPAADIVQSHTSIGFDRVPIIRDLNISFPLDRVRELVTRGELGGLGPRHYSFMGAQREVGRIERETGPEVGRRLRDEGVDLALITPT is encoded by the coding sequence ATGCCACGACTCGATCGCCTGCCTCAGGTCAACCGCAACAGCATCCTGATGCTGCCCGTGCAGGTGCACGACACGACGCCCTTCACGAAACCGTTCCGGCCGCTCTCGGCCTGCCGGCTGGCCATCGTCACCACCGCCGGGCTGCACCGGCGCGGCGATCGGCCGTTCGGCCCCGGCGAGCAGACGTATCGCGCCATCCCCGCGGACACGCCGGCGGCCGACATCGTGCAGAGCCACACGAGCATCGGCTTCGACCGCGTGCCCATCATCCGCGATCTCAACATCTCGTTCCCCCTCGACCGCGTCCGCGAGCTGGTCACGCGAGGCGAGCTGGGCGGGCTCGGCCCTCGCCACTACTCGTTCATGGGCGCCCAGCGCGAGGTCGGGCGCATCGAGCGCGAGACGGGCCCGGAGGTCGGCCGACGGCTGCGCGACGAAGGCGTGGACCTGGCGCTCATCACGCCCACCTGA
- a CDS encoding putative quinol monooxygenase, with protein sequence MANVLTVVAKIRAAKGKGDALAALLQEQAAVVRKSEPGCLVYRPHRSTKDPDLFYFYEQYRDDAAFDAHRKAPHLAAYRERREKEGLTEGGPEVEIYRSLTD encoded by the coding sequence ATGGCGAACGTGCTCACGGTGGTCGCGAAGATCCGGGCGGCGAAGGGCAAGGGCGACGCGCTGGCGGCGCTCCTGCAGGAGCAGGCCGCGGTGGTGCGCAAGTCCGAGCCCGGCTGTCTCGTGTACCGCCCCCACCGCTCCACGAAGGACCCCGATCTCTTCTACTTCTACGAGCAGTACCGGGACGACGCAGCCTTCGACGCCCACCGCAAGGCCCCGCACCTGGCCGCCTACCGCGAGCGGCGTGAGAAGGAGGGGCTCACCGAGGGCGGCCCCGAGGTCGAGATCTATCGCTCCCTCACCGATTGA
- a CDS encoding enoyl-CoA hydratase/isomerase family protein: protein MADYVLVEKSQGVAILTMNRPEQLNAMNARLSAELHDAVSQMADDDEVGCVVITGAGDRAFSAGGDIHEQREDDRKYTQAELDARTAVRARHSYEIGACPKPTIGMMNGLAYGGAAVLASSLDMRVGCEHASFRFLAAAYGRINATWTLPNQVGWPIAKELLFSGRPVEADEAHRIGLLNHLVPCGQLRDKTMWLATMIAKNRRESVMGVKALLLRDMGRTLEEQWANEREYTTTVARGARAEAAFPEFIARKGRELSA, encoded by the coding sequence ATGGCGGACTACGTGCTCGTCGAGAAGTCGCAGGGCGTGGCGATCCTCACCATGAATCGCCCCGAGCAGCTCAACGCCATGAACGCCCGGCTGAGCGCCGAGCTCCACGACGCGGTCAGCCAGATGGCCGACGACGACGAGGTGGGCTGCGTCGTCATCACCGGGGCCGGCGACCGCGCGTTCTCCGCGGGCGGAGACATCCACGAGCAGCGCGAAGACGATCGCAAGTACACGCAAGCCGAGCTGGACGCACGGACCGCCGTGCGGGCCCGCCACAGCTACGAGATCGGGGCCTGCCCCAAGCCGACCATCGGGATGATGAACGGGCTGGCCTACGGCGGCGCCGCCGTGCTGGCCTCGTCCCTGGACATGCGGGTCGGCTGCGAGCACGCGAGCTTCCGGTTCCTGGCCGCGGCCTACGGCCGCATCAACGCCACCTGGACCCTCCCCAACCAGGTCGGCTGGCCCATCGCCAAGGAGCTCTTGTTCTCTGGCCGGCCCGTCGAAGCCGACGAGGCCCATCGCATCGGCCTGCTCAATCACCTGGTGCCCTGCGGGCAACTCCGCGACAAGACGATGTGGCTGGCCACGATGATCGCCAAGAACCGCCGCGAGTCCGTGATGGGCGTGAAGGCCCTGCTGCTCCGGGACATGGGGCGCACGCTCGAGGAGCAGTGGGCCAACGAGCGCGAGTACACGACCACCGTGGCCCGGGGCGCCCGGGCCGAGGCGGCCTTTCCCGAGTTCATCGCCCGCAAGGGGCGCGAGCTGTCGGCCTGA
- a CDS encoding Uma2 family endonuclease produces the protein MTQPPLTLRRWNRTEYDRLVELGVFERDPVELVGGQLIVAEPQSAYHASAIRAVDYAVRAVLPPGWIVSVQSPVSLDEESEPEPDLVVVPGRPTDYRHEHPARPALAIEVAESSLAFDREHKGSLYARAGIQDYWIVNLVDRVLEICRDPAPDASAPYGWRYRSVTTLAPPAAAVPLALATAQLAVADLLP, from the coding sequence ATGACGCAGCCCCCGCTCACGCTCCGGCGCTGGAACCGGACCGAATACGACCGGCTCGTGGAGCTCGGTGTGTTCGAGCGGGACCCCGTCGAGCTGGTCGGCGGCCAGCTCATCGTCGCCGAGCCGCAGAGCGCCTATCACGCGTCCGCCATCCGGGCGGTCGACTACGCGGTGAGAGCGGTTCTGCCGCCCGGGTGGATCGTGAGTGTCCAGTCGCCGGTGTCGCTCGACGAGGAATCCGAGCCCGAGCCGGATCTGGTGGTTGTTCCAGGCCGCCCGACGGATTATCGCCACGAGCATCCCGCGCGCCCGGCCCTCGCCATCGAGGTCGCCGAGTCGAGCCTGGCCTTCGACCGCGAGCACAAGGGCAGCCTCTACGCGCGCGCGGGGATCCAGGACTACTGGATCGTGAACCTCGTCGATCGCGTCCTGGAGATCTGCCGGGATCCCGCTCCGGACGCTTCGGCGCCCTACGGGTGGCGCTACCGATCCGTCACGACGCTGGCGCCGCCCGCCGCCGCCGTTCCACTCGCCCTGGCGACTGCTCAGCTCGCCGTGGCCGACCTGCTGCCGTAA
- a CDS encoding alpha/beta hydrolase — translation MATYVLIHGAYQGGWIWKPVAARLRAGGHLVYAPSLDGCGERRHSVRPGITVGSHAREVAELLVSEDLSDGVLVGTSSGGMVVVKAAELARERIARLVFVDALALLPGERVDQIVKRSAPNETNDVTTAPTRADAESRLFRDLDEPLRRWALARITPHPVAALEAPMEPTTFWEQAWPATVIRCRRAANPPESHQRRTAERLKAAWHELDTGHYPMLSEPEALTRVLLS, via the coding sequence ATGGCGACCTACGTCCTGATCCACGGCGCGTACCAGGGGGGCTGGATCTGGAAGCCAGTCGCCGCGCGTCTACGCGCCGGAGGCCATCTGGTCTACGCGCCCAGCCTGGACGGCTGCGGCGAGCGTCGCCATAGCGTGCGTCCGGGCATCACGGTGGGCTCGCACGCGCGTGAAGTAGCGGAGCTCCTCGTCTCCGAAGATCTGAGCGACGGCGTCCTGGTGGGGACCAGCAGCGGCGGGATGGTGGTCGTCAAGGCGGCCGAGCTGGCGCGCGAGCGCATCGCCCGGCTCGTCTTCGTCGACGCGCTGGCCCTGCTGCCCGGCGAGCGGGTCGATCAGATCGTCAAGCGGTCGGCGCCCAATGAGACCAACGACGTCACGACCGCGCCCACCAGAGCCGACGCCGAGAGCCGGCTGTTCAGGGATCTCGACGAGCCCCTGCGCCGGTGGGCGCTGGCCCGCATCACCCCGCACCCCGTCGCCGCGCTGGAGGCGCCGATGGAGCCGACCACTTTCTGGGAGCAGGCGTGGCCGGCCACCGTCATCCGCTGCCGGCGGGCCGCCAATCCGCCGGAGAGTCATCAGCGGCGCACGGCCGAGCGCTTGAAGGCGGCCTGGCACGAGCTGGACACCGGCCACTACCCGATGCTGAGCGAGCCCGAAGCGCTCACGCGGGTGTTGCTGTCCTAG